A genome region from Salinigranum halophilum includes the following:
- a CDS encoding DEAD/DEAH box helicase, with protein MTRFDPIALGEYAQDSYATYLIGGNQRGYHGLLEGFQTDTASAEGTPTEFIRSKGPILQGVPAATWSETPWTTFARSVDGTFAPNGLEKPIIDAFTDEGFESLQTHQEEAIQWLVDDKHALIAAGTGRGKTEAWFIPILQYALRAKRGRIEGHSGYDSSIKAVITYPTKALAQDQLKRFIEYLWLVNEKTDLPSDQKLTIGVYDGDTPYRNWVSGENKDPFTYLIDSFKHFELPGTIAEQTAIDEATLEEVPPSVFVEKGSTTNEYRLKLREEYGGHRLDFVHLTRDKMHEDPPDILLTNPDTINYRLFNINDEQAHRMFVDQPKFLVFDEVHTYQGLFGAHVSMLVKRLRQLRTERGVEDQLRIIASSATIDEREVLFQRLFNVPTDERDTTYKLIEEATSDEVSGESGELPDSLTTVRFDPDTIDQPDSWSVEVREQFSDLGIDPTDGGELSEQVSAAVSDGSLQCVDHLHGVLQDPLADEYDIDAAPEFDDFTDYIERTYGCNSAEATRAAHNVLVLFGLAGYELRAHVLNWPVDGYYKCLHCHQIYSKPKECDCEGHEHSTSFVTKLRLCQDCGEQVYEAWLCPDCGTVRPVTQETEGEYLYASKPECNHPKHAELQRVYWTPEYQCASCGTIERLSDGLGYCACGGSLTRTTDGLVCKDPTCERENKPAESSCADCGGQLELLEPERLECSDPSCERHGDDQEGRNCRDCDSRLVPKVSLSWICSNENHRGHRPWESPGTCDCGRSTFVLPAYIDTQEADYCVDCNESRKSEVYHLAGTGCAIEGHDSIDREYSSFGLKAVYRDSDGNIRLASPGKASHALPCYHGRRRNYDSLMRSPTNAGVTMSQFMLRRLADRNGSQEQAKLMSFADSYRDMERLANDFDEPERKLFIQQRILSFLVEHQTATLTELLEGTLESARAYWNDIEASDDVIDDVIGYGQWRGTLMGQLLPGSYLLYNNNISRQYGELVNKGFVDISFAKPLRTPEERKICRELLEENRQPRQSLLKTIRESTEIANPVSVISDLKERGVLREDEEYDRIGFDLDAIAVKLVSDAHGIPYNPHYDTFWSTAEREVGKSIPETVQFTVRYTERADPGSPYFERTAYRAATTSPRLLLSQVYKGDVPADERRRIEHEFKHDPTPNFLSTGPAMEIGIDIGDLNTLLLMGTPPNTNAYLQRIGRAGRDVGKSLVTTVSKRNPIDFYYHKLPEKLISSAEKPVPLNQHNESVLRIALTWSVMDYIAARYHIPWERNEHVDSQEITKPDPSEWDRYRKENPRDKPPSDVQRFTQLYNKRVEQINHGSIFEVLQHIVEHDDGVDKWLHDLLDYVYCRNCQHIFSAETTGECTECSEGDLRHAREEFDELIDDVLNNFASRVVYPAYNYRSDLQSDLQGVVDEIDELEGTAQAGGGGAFGGGGFDELDSQGSDSEVDRRLSRLKLKRDMIQDLISEYNSSKFSDIHGRSAVSEYVPQLRAFGDSVAVTRRERSNRGTIKAESKSSWDRDSAMAIRELHPYAYVLRNKRGYVVTKVERDTEGTRALQEQTGGPKLRCRKCGFTTQWEEQSQCPDDGCDAGAEHLVKVESIAINGVELTEASVEENDYNVTDVYPLSGYNTNPRSTFGHTSTEIPEFEVERSVTFTGPDDALLFTVEQGRVEVVEAVTSFTTSYDDEQKDPREQPLRICHDRDCGSVVVPGADGTKRCLSDPTHDRSEQADVFVGRTFTTKGLRITGSELSDSCLHTLAHGFRLALQRTGGLDIRSLQEAFNEGDDEAFVFESAVGGNGVTDLLFQVEDDVHVELLDALTVMHQNITGCDCATGCPECLYQYGCSERNRDTTLAKDLTEELLDSLLSQQPEEIITG; from the coding sequence ATGACTCGATTCGATCCGATTGCTCTCGGGGAATACGCACAAGATAGCTACGCGACGTACCTCATCGGTGGTAACCAGCGAGGGTATCATGGCCTGCTTGAAGGATTTCAAACTGACACAGCATCGGCAGAGGGGACTCCGACTGAGTTCATTCGCTCAAAAGGACCGATTCTTCAGGGTGTTCCTGCGGCAACCTGGAGTGAGACCCCCTGGACAACGTTTGCACGCTCGGTAGACGGAACGTTCGCCCCGAACGGACTCGAAAAGCCGATTATTGACGCGTTCACCGACGAGGGGTTCGAGAGCCTCCAGACACATCAGGAGGAAGCGATACAGTGGCTCGTCGATGACAAGCACGCACTCATTGCTGCGGGAACGGGACGTGGGAAGACGGAAGCGTGGTTCATCCCAATACTGCAATACGCACTGCGTGCGAAGCGTGGTCGCATAGAGGGGCACTCTGGCTACGATTCGTCGATCAAAGCGGTTATCACATATCCGACAAAAGCACTTGCACAGGACCAACTCAAACGCTTCATCGAGTATCTCTGGTTGGTCAACGAAAAGACCGACCTACCGAGCGATCAGAAACTCACTATCGGCGTCTACGACGGTGACACGCCGTATCGAAACTGGGTCTCCGGAGAGAACAAAGACCCCTTCACGTACCTCATCGACTCGTTCAAACACTTCGAGTTACCAGGGACGATCGCAGAACAGACCGCGATTGATGAGGCGACCCTCGAGGAGGTCCCACCCAGTGTCTTCGTTGAGAAGGGAAGTACCACAAACGAGTATCGACTCAAGTTACGAGAGGAATACGGCGGCCACCGCCTGGATTTCGTGCATCTCACACGCGACAAGATGCACGAGGATCCACCAGACATCCTGTTGACTAACCCGGACACCATCAATTATCGACTCTTCAACATCAATGACGAGCAGGCCCACCGGATGTTCGTCGACCAACCCAAGTTCTTGGTGTTCGACGAGGTTCACACGTATCAGGGCCTTTTCGGCGCACACGTCTCCATGCTCGTCAAACGACTCCGGCAACTCCGAACCGAACGCGGAGTCGAAGATCAACTTCGGATTATCGCCTCAAGTGCAACGATTGACGAGCGAGAAGTACTGTTCCAACGGTTATTCAACGTCCCTACCGACGAGCGAGACACGACGTACAAACTCATCGAAGAAGCGACCTCCGACGAGGTATCGGGCGAATCCGGCGAGTTGCCGGACAGTTTGACCACGGTCCGGTTTGACCCTGATACGATCGACCAGCCCGACTCGTGGTCAGTAGAGGTACGCGAGCAATTTTCGGACCTCGGGATCGACCCGACGGATGGGGGTGAACTCTCAGAGCAAGTGTCGGCTGCCGTGTCTGATGGGTCGCTCCAGTGTGTTGACCACCTTCACGGTGTTCTTCAAGACCCGCTTGCAGACGAATATGATATCGATGCCGCACCGGAATTCGATGACTTCACCGACTACATCGAACGCACATACGGGTGTAACTCCGCCGAGGCGACACGTGCGGCGCACAACGTTCTCGTGCTGTTTGGACTTGCAGGATATGAACTTCGGGCTCACGTACTCAACTGGCCCGTTGACGGCTACTACAAATGCCTCCACTGTCACCAGATATACTCGAAGCCGAAAGAGTGTGATTGTGAAGGTCACGAACACAGCACCTCGTTCGTTACTAAACTTCGATTGTGTCAAGACTGTGGTGAGCAGGTGTATGAAGCATGGCTCTGCCCCGACTGTGGGACAGTCCGCCCGGTGACACAGGAGACAGAAGGTGAGTATCTCTATGCAAGCAAACCGGAGTGTAATCACCCAAAGCACGCAGAGTTACAACGTGTTTACTGGACTCCCGAGTACCAGTGCGCTTCGTGCGGGACGATCGAGCGACTCAGCGATGGCTTGGGCTACTGTGCGTGTGGGGGGTCGCTGACCCGGACAACCGACGGCCTCGTTTGTAAAGACCCGACCTGTGAGAGAGAGAACAAGCCTGCAGAGAGTAGCTGTGCTGACTGTGGTGGGCAGTTGGAGCTCTTAGAACCAGAGCGACTCGAGTGCTCTGACCCATCCTGTGAGCGCCATGGAGACGATCAGGAGGGTAGAAACTGTCGCGACTGTGATTCACGACTGGTTCCGAAGGTTTCCCTCTCGTGGATCTGTAGCAATGAGAATCACCGTGGGCATCGACCGTGGGAAAGCCCTGGTACCTGTGACTGCGGTCGTTCGACGTTCGTCCTCCCGGCGTATATCGATACCCAAGAGGCGGATTACTGCGTCGACTGCAACGAAAGCCGGAAATCCGAGGTCTATCACCTCGCCGGGACAGGTTGTGCAATCGAAGGACACGATTCGATCGACAGAGAGTACTCTTCGTTCGGACTCAAGGCGGTGTACCGTGATTCGGACGGCAACATCCGTCTTGCATCACCCGGTAAGGCCTCGCATGCGCTCCCCTGCTATCACGGACGGCGTCGGAACTACGACTCACTCATGCGGTCACCGACGAACGCGGGCGTCACGATGAGCCAGTTTATGTTGCGACGATTGGCTGATCGCAACGGCTCCCAAGAGCAGGCCAAACTCATGTCATTCGCGGATTCGTACCGTGACATGGAACGGCTCGCAAACGACTTTGACGAACCCGAACGGAAACTGTTCATCCAACAGCGGATCCTGTCGTTCCTTGTCGAGCATCAAACAGCGACGCTCACCGAACTCCTTGAGGGAACACTCGAATCAGCACGGGCGTATTGGAACGACATCGAGGCGAGCGATGACGTAATCGATGACGTCATTGGCTACGGGCAGTGGAGAGGGACACTCATGGGGCAACTGCTGCCGGGGTCGTATCTGCTGTACAATAATAATATCTCCCGCCAGTACGGCGAACTTGTCAACAAAGGATTCGTCGATATTTCGTTCGCAAAGCCACTGCGAACCCCAGAAGAACGGAAGATCTGTCGGGAGTTGTTGGAAGAAAACCGCCAGCCTCGGCAGTCACTCCTCAAGACGATTCGCGAATCAACCGAGATTGCGAACCCAGTTTCGGTCATCAGCGATTTGAAAGAGCGTGGCGTCCTCAGAGAAGACGAAGAGTACGACCGCATCGGATTCGACTTGGACGCAATCGCGGTCAAGTTAGTCTCCGACGCGCATGGAATACCGTACAATCCCCATTACGATACCTTCTGGAGTACGGCAGAGAGGGAGGTCGGGAAATCGATTCCGGAGACAGTCCAGTTTACCGTTCGATACACTGAGCGGGCAGACCCAGGCTCACCATACTTCGAGCGGACAGCGTACAGGGCAGCGACGACCAGCCCTCGACTACTACTCAGTCAAGTCTACAAGGGAGACGTCCCTGCTGACGAACGACGACGGATCGAGCACGAATTCAAGCACGATCCGACGCCGAATTTCCTCTCGACCGGGCCGGCGATGGAGATCGGGATCGATATCGGAGACCTCAACACGTTGCTACTGATGGGGACGCCACCGAATACGAACGCGTATCTCCAGCGGATTGGCCGAGCAGGACGTGACGTCGGCAAGTCACTGGTCACGACGGTCAGTAAGCGCAACCCCATCGATTTCTACTATCACAAACTCCCGGAGAAACTCATCAGCTCGGCCGAAAAGCCTGTGCCACTCAACCAGCACAACGAGAGTGTTCTTCGAATTGCACTGACATGGTCGGTGATGGATTACATCGCTGCTCGATATCACATTCCGTGGGAACGAAACGAGCACGTCGACAGCCAAGAGATAACGAAACCCGACCCGAGCGAGTGGGATCGTTATCGGAAAGAAAACCCACGAGACAAGCCCCCCTCGGACGTTCAGCGCTTTACGCAACTCTACAACAAACGAGTCGAACAGATTAATCACGGGTCGATTTTCGAGGTGCTCCAGCACATCGTCGAACATGATGACGGGGTCGACAAATGGCTCCATGATCTTCTGGACTACGTCTACTGCCGAAACTGCCAACATATCTTTTCTGCAGAGACGACAGGAGAGTGCACGGAGTGTTCCGAGGGAGATCTTCGCCACGCAAGAGAGGAGTTCGACGAACTCATCGACGACGTCCTCAATAACTTCGCCAGTCGAGTGGTGTATCCTGCCTACAACTATCGGAGTGACTTACAGTCGGATCTCCAAGGAGTCGTCGACGAAATCGATGAACTGGAAGGGACTGCACAGGCAGGTGGAGGGGGAGCGTTCGGCGGAGGCGGATTCGATGAGCTTGACTCGCAAGGGTCCGACTCAGAAGTCGATCGCCGTCTCAGTCGCCTCAAACTCAAGCGAGACATGATACAAGACCTCATCAGCGAGTACAACAGCTCGAAGTTCAGTGACATCCATGGTCGGTCTGCGGTCTCCGAGTACGTCCCTCAACTACGAGCGTTCGGTGACTCGGTGGCGGTGACGCGTCGTGAGCGGTCCAACCGCGGGACGATCAAAGCCGAGAGCAAGTCCTCGTGGGACAGAGATTCCGCCATGGCGATTCGCGAACTCCATCCGTACGCATACGTTCTTCGCAACAAGCGCGGATACGTGGTGACAAAGGTGGAGCGCGATACCGAGGGGACACGCGCGCTCCAAGAGCAAACTGGCGGACCGAAACTCCGCTGCCGAAAGTGTGGGTTCACGACACAGTGGGAAGAGCAATCCCAGTGTCCAGATGACGGCTGTGATGCGGGTGCGGAGCACCTCGTGAAAGTGGAATCGATAGCCATCAACGGTGTCGAGCTCACGGAGGCGTCTGTCGAAGAAAACGACTACAACGTGACGGACGTGTATCCGCTTTCAGGGTACAATACGAATCCACGGAGCACCTTCGGGCACACCTCGACTGAGATCCCAGAGTTCGAAGTCGAGCGATCCGTAACGTTCACCGGCCCCGATGACGCGCTGCTGTTCACGGTTGAACAGGGGAGAGTCGAGGTCGTCGAAGCCGTCACATCCTTTACGACCTCCTATGATGACGAGCAGAAAGATCCACGAGAACAACCCCTCCGAATCTGTCACGATCGCGACTGTGGGAGTGTTGTGGTCCCCGGCGCTGATGGGACGAAACGGTGTCTGAGCGATCCGACCCACGACCGCTCTGAACAGGCCGACGTCTTCGTGGGCCGGACCTTCACGACGAAAGGGCTGCGTATAACGGGGTCAGAACTCTCTGATTCGTGTCTTCATACGCTCGCGCATGGCTTCAGACTCGCACTGCAGCGGACCGGTGGACTGGATATCCGCAGTCTGCAGGAAGCGTTCAACGAGGGCGATGACGAAGCGTTCGTTTTCGAGAGTGCTGTTGGTGGGAACGGCGTCACGGATCTCCTCTTCCAAGTGGAAGATGATGTCCACGTCGAGTTGCTCGACGCATTGACCGTCATGCACCAGAATATCACCGGGTGTGACTGTGCAACGGGTTGTCCCGAGTGTCTGTATCAGTACGGGTGTTCCGAACGCAATCGGGATACGACGCTTGCGAAAGACCTCACTGAAGAACTCCTTGACTCGCTACTGAGTCAGCAACCTGAGGAGATCATCACCGGATAA
- a CDS encoding AAA family ATPase, producing the protein MELHRLTLKNFRQFRDAELDFSQDEQQNVTVVHGDNGSGKTTLLNAFTWVLYGNTDFETGTRRLANEKAIDEAAVGDAVPVSVELSFVHDGVQYVATRTTSYEKQHAGDLLGEQGETTTNLTSDEQGRSQTINNPETRLMQVIPERLSSLFFFDGEDIDALAETANQERIKTAIQNIMGLTILERSLRHLDDVARKFRSELKSSGSDRLSQSLDEQDKIESQLTQKQAQLETYHGKERDLEARIEEITDQLEEQDESQEIEAELQAAEDERKRLIGERESVTKSIRESLTKDGVLAFALPAMRETVADLEELRSNDLLGSGVSQEFLDNLLEEEKCICGRPLDEGSIYHDRVEAIEPTHDASGVDAHAVETKSRLGFAEEQYKELRSTLTDRRSRQAELTDEIGAQTERIDELETKLSSLSGTGVDGKSPAELQQEREEKRAQLRETLKDIGRIEDKISELQERKENIEKKVREAREEEAEAKLARRRWQAAEQTWGELDSSFRKLQQTVRQLANETVSEQFDAIAHKDGEALHAIINENFELEARKKVGNQYERVEMSRGERQIASLTFIGSLVSIARKRHEEANDAQYFSGGIYPIVMDSPFGSLDNTHRRHISREIPKLAKQVVVFATDSQWSGPVADELRPRVGKQYSLDFDDGEADGSYPVTELKPEHDQLTGQEASL; encoded by the coding sequence ATGGAACTCCACCGACTCACGCTCAAAAACTTCAGACAGTTTCGCGATGCAGAACTAGATTTTTCCCAAGACGAACAACAAAACGTCACCGTCGTTCACGGAGACAATGGATCGGGAAAGACGACATTACTGAACGCATTTACGTGGGTGCTGTACGGGAATACTGACTTCGAGACTGGTACTCGAAGACTCGCAAACGAGAAGGCGATTGACGAGGCGGCAGTGGGTGATGCGGTACCGGTCTCGGTGGAACTCTCGTTCGTACACGATGGTGTTCAGTATGTTGCCACCAGAACGACTTCGTACGAGAAACAACATGCGGGTGACTTACTCGGGGAACAAGGTGAGACGACTACGAACCTCACCTCGGATGAGCAGGGCCGGTCCCAGACGATCAACAACCCCGAGACACGCCTGATGCAGGTGATTCCCGAACGACTAAGTTCGCTGTTCTTTTTCGACGGTGAAGATATCGACGCCCTTGCCGAAACAGCGAATCAAGAGCGCATCAAAACAGCGATCCAGAACATAATGGGACTGACTATTCTAGAGCGCTCACTCCGCCATCTCGATGACGTCGCTCGGAAGTTTCGCTCTGAATTGAAATCCTCAGGAAGCGATCGACTCTCTCAGTCTCTCGACGAACAAGACAAGATCGAGTCGCAACTAACCCAAAAACAGGCCCAACTGGAGACGTACCATGGCAAGGAGCGCGATCTTGAGGCTCGGATTGAGGAAATAACCGATCAGTTGGAAGAACAAGACGAGAGCCAAGAGATTGAAGCGGAATTACAAGCCGCTGAAGATGAGCGGAAGCGACTCATCGGGGAGAGAGAGTCGGTCACAAAGAGCATCCGAGAGTCACTCACAAAAGACGGCGTGTTAGCGTTTGCTCTTCCTGCGATGAGGGAGACGGTTGCTGATTTGGAAGAACTTCGTTCGAACGATTTGTTAGGTTCCGGGGTTTCGCAGGAATTCCTCGATAACCTGCTTGAAGAAGAGAAGTGTATCTGCGGTCGACCCCTAGATGAAGGGTCGATATATCACGATCGAGTTGAGGCTATCGAACCGACTCACGATGCGAGTGGTGTCGATGCGCACGCTGTGGAGACGAAGAGTCGGCTCGGATTCGCTGAGGAACAGTACAAGGAGTTACGGTCGACGCTCACTGACCGCCGATCGCGACAAGCGGAACTCACAGACGAGATCGGAGCGCAAACCGAACGAATCGACGAACTCGAGACAAAACTGTCCTCTCTCAGTGGAACAGGTGTCGACGGTAAATCACCGGCGGAACTCCAGCAGGAACGCGAAGAAAAACGAGCGCAGCTCAGGGAGACCCTGAAAGACATTGGACGCATCGAGGACAAGATCTCGGAGTTACAGGAACGAAAAGAGAACATCGAAAAGAAGGTCCGAGAGGCACGGGAAGAAGAAGCTGAAGCAAAACTCGCTCGACGGCGGTGGCAGGCAGCAGAGCAGACGTGGGGCGAACTGGATTCATCCTTCCGAAAACTCCAGCAAACAGTGCGCCAACTGGCAAACGAGACGGTTTCCGAACAGTTTGACGCAATCGCGCACAAGGACGGTGAGGCGCTCCACGCGATCATCAACGAGAACTTCGAATTAGAGGCTCGAAAGAAGGTCGGCAACCAGTATGAGCGGGTAGAGATGTCCCGTGGTGAACGCCAGATCGCGAGTCTCACATTCATTGGAAGCCTCGTCTCGATCGCTCGGAAGCGACACGAAGAAGCGAACGACGCGCAATACTTCTCAGGTGGAATCTATCCGATCGTGATGGACTCGCCGTTCGGGAGTCTAGACAATACCCACCGCCGACATATCAGCCGTGAAATCCCTAAACTCGCCAAACAAGTCGTCGTCTTCGCAACGGATTCACAGTGGAGCGGACCAGTTGCCGATGAACTTCGTCCACGCGTTGGGAAGCAGTATTCTCTCGACTTCGATGACGGGGAAGCTGATGGTTCGTACCCGGTGACGGAACTCAAACCCGAACACGATCAACTGACCGGACAGGAGGCTTCCCTATGA
- a CDS encoding homing endonuclease associated repeat-containing protein — translation MNDDLMEELDTLLAEELPDGSEFKDSSNRVVSEERRADLIQLLHYAAEQLGKSPSYKEFNSLDLATSADAIRYVFGSWNAAKEAAGLETRDVGGPRIQIDESYFADISTPEKAYWFGALVAHSSLQFHGENQKPALLIGRTGEKSYFVTEFAKAVDSEYSISRNTHSQTGNILTSTQISNPTFISHLRDAGYPYPDYDAGDFPHVGDGLETHFLRGWLESSGYFSTGGFNISVSNVDRAETIQGWMSDCGVKRPTLTEKETGKAVVRVSNPFDVRAVFESLWPELTETTPTFKPYPEKVLNYLQNEYPYPENVSYLST, via the coding sequence ATGAACGACGATTTGATGGAAGAGTTAGATACACTCCTTGCAGAGGAACTCCCAGACGGTTCGGAGTTCAAGGATTCGTCAAATCGTGTGGTGAGCGAAGAGCGACGGGCTGACCTGATCCAACTCCTCCATTACGCAGCGGAGCAACTAGGTAAGTCTCCCTCATATAAGGAATTCAATTCACTGGATCTAGCCACTTCAGCAGACGCGATCAGGTATGTGTTTGGCTCGTGGAACGCTGCGAAGGAAGCGGCAGGTCTCGAAACCCGCGACGTAGGGGGACCTCGGATTCAAATAGATGAGTCATACTTTGCAGATATCTCAACCCCAGAGAAGGCATACTGGTTCGGAGCGCTCGTCGCCCATTCGTCGCTACAGTTTCACGGAGAGAATCAAAAGCCCGCACTACTGATTGGCCGAACTGGAGAGAAGTCGTATTTTGTGACCGAATTTGCCAAAGCAGTCGACAGTGAATACTCGATCTCACGTAACACGCACTCTCAGACTGGGAACATACTCACCAGCACTCAGATTTCGAATCCGACGTTTATCAGTCACTTGCGTGATGCGGGATATCCGTACCCGGACTACGATGCCGGTGATTTTCCTCACGTCGGAGATGGCTTGGAGACGCATTTTCTGCGCGGATGGCTGGAGTCAAGTGGTTACTTTTCGACAGGGGGTTTCAACATCTCTGTGTCGAACGTCGACCGGGCAGAGACGATTCAAGGGTGGATGAGTGACTGCGGAGTGAAGCGGCCGACCCTCACGGAGAAAGAAACCGGAAAGGCGGTCGTCCGGGTCTCGAATCCGTTCGACGTACGGGCGGTGTTCGAGTCGTTGTGGCCGGAGCTGACTGAGACGACGCCTACGTTCAAACCATATCCGGAGAAGGTTTTGAACTATCTTCAAAACGAGTACCCTTATCCAGAGAACGTATCGTACTTATCAACATGA
- a CDS encoding DUF7437 domain-containing protein, whose protein sequence is MPTLTDHGGTPTTEEASPRSLDDLDGLLAATTLLQNPRLAREYVYLSYYGPTTIQELIDELEVARATAYDDVERLERLGVVDRDESTRPHQLTATPFAFVDGREVAITPTLIHAVALTEFDDDAAYFHNRHGVSKLTAAVQTAAKYYAGELTQRMAATEMGVQPAEGMAIIYALRPVLEAGREHDPYFDQLISCDPDALVFDGE, encoded by the coding sequence ATGCCCACACTCACCGACCACGGTGGTACGCCCACAACCGAGGAAGCCAGTCCGAGGTCACTAGATGACCTTGACGGCTTGCTCGCGGCCACGACGTTGCTCCAGAATCCTCGTCTCGCCCGCGAGTACGTATACCTCTCCTACTACGGCCCGACGACGATTCAGGAACTCATCGACGAACTAGAGGTCGCTCGTGCAACTGCGTACGACGATGTCGAACGACTGGAGCGGCTGGGTGTCGTCGACCGCGACGAATCGACGCGCCCGCATCAGCTCACAGCGACTCCGTTCGCGTTCGTCGACGGGCGTGAGGTCGCGATCACGCCGACGCTGATTCACGCCGTGGCTCTCACGGAATTTGACGACGATGCCGCGTACTTCCACAACCGGCACGGAGTGAGTAAACTCACAGCTGCGGTCCAAACGGCAGCGAAGTACTACGCGGGTGAACTCACGCAGCGAATGGCCGCGACGGAGATGGGCGTCCAGCCTGCCGAGGGGATGGCAATCATCTACGCGCTCCGCCCGGTTCTCGAGGCTGGCCGAGAACATGATCCGTACTTCGATCAGCTAATCTCGTGCGATCCGGACGCATTAGTCTTCGATGGGGAGTAA
- a CDS encoding HalOD1 output domain-containing protein: protein MTEKTNGGIRSDDDPTSGVDTHWSQVGQRYYQPDCRGGGLTTAIVYAIAEAEGVSPVEVKSPSLYEIVDVPAIETAFFGPSVDGESRQSVGTVEFQYTRYLVKVRSDGWIQVYEPSEPEQV from the coding sequence ATGACCGAGAAGACTAACGGCGGAATAAGAAGCGACGACGACCCAACCAGTGGTGTCGATACGCACTGGTCGCAGGTGGGACAGCGATACTACCAACCCGATTGTCGGGGGGGGGGACTCACGACCGCAATCGTCTATGCCATCGCAGAGGCCGAAGGTGTCTCCCCGGTTGAGGTAAAATCGCCATCGCTGTACGAAATTGTAGACGTACCAGCGATTGAAACTGCGTTCTTCGGGCCGAGCGTGGACGGTGAGTCTCGACAGAGCGTCGGCACGGTCGAGTTTCAGTACACCCGTTACCTCGTGAAAGTCAGGAGTGACGGCTGGATTCAAGTCTACGAACCGTCTGAGCCTGAGCAAGTGTGA
- a CDS encoding DUF7344 domain-containing protein, whose product MYEALGHARQRYICYTLLEDTEWSLTELATKIAAWENTIPEHEVREDQREAVYVSLYHAHVPKLVDEGVIAYDEATETITTAEHADQVLAALEGIGGSLDSYQETHARSEMNDRED is encoded by the coding sequence GTGTACGAGGCCTTAGGACACGCCCGACAGCGCTACATCTGCTACACCCTCCTCGAAGACACCGAGTGGTCGTTGACGGAGTTGGCGACCAAAATCGCCGCGTGGGAGAACACGATTCCCGAACACGAAGTACGAGAAGACCAGCGCGAAGCGGTGTACGTTTCACTGTATCACGCTCACGTTCCGAAGTTGGTGGACGAAGGAGTCATCGCGTACGACGAGGCGACCGAGACGATTACGACCGCCGAACACGCCGACCAAGTTCTGGCCGCTCTCGAAGGCATCGGTGGCAGTCTCGACTCGTATCAGGAAACACATGCACGGAGTGAGATGAATGACCGAGAAGACTAA
- a CDS encoding DUF7342 family protein has product MNVSDDERGPPRSDFSGDLGERLENAPADERVYRTALELTSPTRVVEVAERADCSKNSARRHLRRLADIGVLTRVTENPEAFERNESYFEWRRLNRLSELDDDEYRDRLGELLSEDETYRETYDVETPDEIDPLEYGEYGDAEKVWLDLNNWTAIRREIRDLRRSRRESPVDEGVA; this is encoded by the coding sequence ATGAACGTCTCCGACGACGAACGTGGTCCGCCTCGCTCGGATTTCTCGGGAGATTTGGGTGAACGACTCGAAAACGCTCCGGCGGACGAACGCGTGTACCGAACCGCACTCGAACTCACCAGCCCAACTCGTGTTGTGGAGGTTGCAGAGCGAGCCGACTGTTCAAAGAATTCGGCTCGTCGGCACCTGCGACGGCTTGCTGACATCGGCGTGTTGACGCGGGTGACGGAAAACCCGGAGGCGTTCGAGCGGAACGAGTCGTACTTCGAGTGGCGGCGACTCAATCGACTCTCGGAACTGGACGACGACGAGTACCGAGACCGACTCGGTGAACTCCTCTCAGAAGACGAAACGTACCGCGAAACGTACGATGTCGAGACGCCGGACGAAATCGACCCACTGGAGTACGGAGAGTACGGCGACGCCGAGAAGGTCTGGCTGGACCTGAACAACTGGACTGCGATTCGGAGAGAGATTCGTGACCTCAGGCGCTCCCGACGGGAGAGTCCCGTCGACGAAGGGGTCGCCTGA
- a CDS encoding site-specific integrase, which translates to MALEPLDPDTTVEPYLEDHKSELATQYAHSSRLGHLIRWCDEQDIDNLNDLTGRTLHRYRLRRRADGDLAPPSEKSQMDTLRVFIRWFGTIDADVPEPIVSAQANVSTAVLDEHYDRRTQREKIEQRRKYLDQI; encoded by the coding sequence ATGGCACTCGAACCACTCGACCCAGACACAACCGTCGAACCGTACCTCGAAGACCACAAGAGCGAGTTAGCGACCCAATACGCGCACTCCTCACGACTCGGCCACCTCATCCGGTGGTGTGACGAACAGGACATCGACAACCTGAACGACCTGACCGGACGGACGCTGCACCGCTACAGACTTCGGCGGCGTGCAGATGGCGACCTTGCCCCTCCGAGTGAGAAATCACAGATGGACACCTTGCGAGTATTCATCCGATGGTTCGGAACCATCGACGCTGACGTACCCGAACCGATAGTGAGTGCGCAAGCGAACGTCTCCACAGCGGTTCTAGACGAACACTACGACCGGCGGACCCAACGCGAGAAGATAGAACAGAGGCGGAAGTATCTCGATCAGATCTGA